Proteins encoded together in one Urocitellus parryii isolate mUroPar1 chromosome 3, mUroPar1.hap1, whole genome shotgun sequence window:
- the Klhl40 gene encoding kelch-like protein 40 → MTLGLEQAEEQRLYQQTLLQDGLKDMLDHGKFLDCVVRAGEREFPCHRLVLAACSPYFRARFLAEPETAGELRLEDVSPDVVAQVLNYLYTSEIALDEASVQDLFAAAHRFQIPSIFTICVSFLQKRLCLANCLAVFRLGLLLDCARLAVAARDFICSRFTLVARDADFLGLSADELIAIISSDGLNVEKEEEVFEAVMRWAGSGDAEAQAERQRALPTVFESVRCRLLPRAFLESRVERHPLVRAQPELLRKVQMVKDAHEGRITMLRKKKKDKGKETAGTKEADKGSNEAKTGEDEEDERVLPGILNDTLRFGMFLQDLIFMISEEGAVAYDPAANECYCASLSTQIPKNHVSLVTKENQIFVAGGLFYNEDNKEDPMSAYFLQFDHLDSEWLGMPPLPSPRCLFGLGEALNSIYVVGGRELKDGESSLDSVLCYDRLSFKWGESDPLPYAVYGHAVLSYMDLVYVIGGKGSDRKCLNKMCVYDPKKFEWKELAPMQTARSLFGATVHDGRIFVAAGVTDTGLTSSAEVYSIADDKWAPFEAFPQERSSLSLISLVGTLYAIGGFATLETESGELVPTELNDIWRYNEEEKKWEGVLREIAYAAGATFLPVRLNVLRLTKM, encoded by the exons ATGACTCTGGGCTTGGAACAAGCGGAGGAACAGCGGCTGTACCAGCAGACGCTCCTGCAGGATGGACTCAAGGACATGCTGGACCACGGCAAGTTCCTGGACTGTGTGGTGCGGGCGGGCGAGCGCGAGTTCCCATGCCACCGCCTGGTGCTGGCCGCCTGCAGTCCTTACTTCCGGGCGCGCTTCCTGGCTGAACCAGAGACCGCTGGCGAACTGCGCCTGGAGGATGTGTCCCCAGACGTGGTGGCCCAGGTGCTGAACTACCTGTACACGTCAGAGATCGCGCTGGATGAGGCAAGCGTGCAGGATCTGTTCGCCGCAGCGCACCGCTTCCAGATCCCGTCCATCTTCACCATCTGTGTGTCCTTCCTGCAGAAGCGCCTGTGCCTAGCCAACTGCCTGGCCGTCTTCCGTCTCGGCCTACTACTCGACTGTGCCCGCCTGGCGGTGGCTGCCCGAGACTTCATCTGCTCGCGCTTCACGCTGGTGGCGCGCGACGCCGATTTCCTTGGGCTTTCGGCCGATGAGCTCATAGCCATCATTTCCAGCGACGGCCTCAatgtggagaaggaggaggaggtgttCGAGGCGGTGATGCGGTGGGCTGGCAGCGGTGACGCCGAGGCGCAAGCAGAGCGCCAGCGCGCGCTGCCCACGGTTTTCGAGAGCGTGCGCTGCCGCCTGCTGCCTCGCGCCTTCTTGGAGAGCCGCGTGGAGCGCCACCCTCTCGTGCGTGCCCAGCCGGAATTGCTTCGCAAGGTACAGATGGTGAAGGATGCACACGAAGGCCGCATCACCATGCTGCgcaagaagaagaaagacaaggGGAAGGAGACTGCTGGGACCAAGGAGGCTGACAAGGGCTCAAATGAAGCCAAGACAGGGGAGGATGAAGAGGATGAACGTGTCCTGCCTGGGATTCTCAATGACACACTCCGCTTTGGCATGTTCCTGCAGGACCTCATTTTCATGATCAGTGAGGAGGGTGCAGTGGCCTATGATCCAGCAGCCAACGAGTGCTACTGTGCCTCTCTCTCCACCCAGATCCCCAAGAACCATGTCAGCTTGGTCACCAAGGAGAACCAGATCTTTGTGGCTGGGGGCCTCTTCTACAACGAGGACAACAAAGAGGACCCCATGAGTGCTTACTTCCTGCAG TTTGACCACCTGGACTCGGAGTGGCTGGGCATGCCGCCGCTGCCGTCTCCGCGCTGCCTCTTTGGTCTGGGAGAGGCTCTTAACTCCATCTACGTGGTCGGCGGCCGAGAGCTCAAGGATGGGGAGAGCAGCCTGGACTCGGTCCTGTGCTACGACCGGCT GTCCTTCAAATGGGGCGAATCGGACCCTCTGCCATACGCAGTGTATGGCCAcgctgttctctcctatatggaccTCGTCTACGTCATTGGTGGCAAAGGCAGCGACAG GAAGTGCCTGAACAAGATGTGCGTCTATGACCCCAAGAAATTCGAGTGGAAGGAACTGGCACCCATGCAGACTGCCCGCTCGCTCTTTGGGGCCACCGTCCACGATGGCCGGATTTTTGTGGCAGCGGGGGTCACCGACACAGGACTGACCAGTTCCGCAGAGGTGTACAGCATCGCAGATGACAA GTGGGCACCCTTCGAGGCCTTTCCACAGGAGCGCAGCTCACTCAGCCTGATTAGCCTGGTGGGCACCCTCTATGCCATTGGTGGCTTCGCCACACTGGAGACTGAGTCTGGAGAATTGGTCCCCACAGAGCTCAACGACATTTGGAG atATAATGAGGAGGAGAAGAAGTGGGAGGGCGTCCTGCGGGAGATCGCCTATGCAGCCGGCGCCACCTTCCTGCCTGTGCGGCTCAACGTGCTGCGCCTGACTAAGATGTGA